The following proteins are encoded in a genomic region of Arthrobacter jiangjiafuii:
- a CDS encoding alpha/beta hydrolase, with translation MGTQVKPETQAAPAKQWKPDILGDGYQYLTLELGEDDEGPVVATLVSYTPKPPPPPGFTGRARNLLHQLRAPVAAEPVHAVLYVHGWNDYFFQTELADFWAGLGVAFYALDLRKYGRSLRPGQSEGFTMDLQEYDADIDAAMAALTEHVREHRGMDTPVRISLMAHSTGGLVASLWAHRHPGRIAALLLNSPWLELRGSWIVRNATAGLLEPLARLRPKARLKVPEMSYYWRSISTEADGEWNPDPELKMPNGWPIRAGWITAVLNGHAQVARGLDIRVPILLMASASSTMAGPWNESMLTSDSILDVNLMVQRGLLLGPQVTVYRFEDALHDVVLSAPAVRRRAYGKLEQWAQAFMLRN, from the coding sequence ATGGGTACCCAGGTGAAACCGGAAACGCAGGCAGCACCTGCGAAGCAGTGGAAACCGGACATCCTGGGTGACGGTTACCAGTATCTGACCCTTGAACTCGGTGAGGATGACGAAGGTCCGGTGGTGGCCACCCTCGTCTCCTATACCCCCAAGCCTCCTCCCCCGCCCGGTTTCACCGGCCGTGCCCGGAACCTGCTGCACCAATTGCGGGCGCCGGTGGCCGCCGAACCGGTGCACGCAGTGCTGTATGTGCACGGCTGGAACGACTATTTCTTCCAAACCGAGCTGGCCGATTTTTGGGCGGGACTCGGCGTCGCGTTTTATGCCTTGGACCTGCGCAAATACGGACGCAGCCTGCGGCCCGGGCAGTCTGAAGGCTTCACCATGGACCTGCAGGAATATGACGCCGACATCGACGCGGCCATGGCGGCGTTGACCGAACATGTCCGGGAGCACCGCGGGATGGATACTCCCGTCCGGATTTCCCTGATGGCCCACTCCACCGGGGGCCTTGTGGCCTCGCTGTGGGCCCACCGCCATCCGGGGCGGATTGCAGCGCTGCTGTTGAACAGCCCGTGGCTGGAGCTGCGCGGCTCCTGGATTGTGCGCAATGCTACGGCCGGGCTGCTGGAACCGCTGGCGCGGCTGCGTCCCAAAGCGCGGCTGAAGGTCCCCGAGATGTCCTACTACTGGCGCAGCATCAGCACCGAGGCCGACGGCGAGTGGAACCCGGATCCGGAGCTGAAGATGCCCAATGGCTGGCCGATCCGGGCCGGGTGGATCACCGCCGTGCTCAACGGCCATGCCCAAGTGGCCCGCGGCCTGGATATCCGGGTGCCGATCCTGCTGATGGCCTCTGCGAGCTCCACCATGGCAGGTCCGTGGAACGAGTCAATGCTGACCTCGGACAGCATCCTGGATGTGAACCTTATGGTGCAGCGCGGGTTGCTGCTGGGTCCGCAGGTCACGGTGTACCGGTTCGAGGACGCACTGCACGACGTCGTCCTGTCAGCACCGGCGGTGCGGCGCCGTGCCTACGGCAAGCTGGAGCAGTGGGCGCAGGCCTTCATGCTCCGGAACTAG
- a CDS encoding isoprenyl transferase: MRSKSQPAVLAHPPVRPEPHPSGAVPPPVPADLVPRHVAIVMDGNGRWANQRGLPRTEGHRAGEAALLDVMAGAVEMGIKHVSVYAFSTENWKRSPEEVRFLMNFSRDVLRRQRDQLSEWGVRIRWSGRRPRLWQSVIKELEIAEEATRQNTVCTLNMCVNYGGRAEITDAVSAIAAEVAAGRLRPGSITEKTIQKYLDEPDLPDVDLFLRTSGEQRLSNFMLWQSAYAEMVFMDTLWPDVDRRTLWEAVEIYARRDRRYGGAVDQAPAAPGS; the protein is encoded by the coding sequence TTGCGTTCAAAGTCCCAACCGGCAGTCCTGGCGCATCCGCCCGTCCGGCCCGAGCCGCATCCATCCGGGGCGGTCCCGCCGCCGGTTCCCGCTGACCTGGTTCCGCGGCACGTGGCGATCGTCATGGACGGCAATGGCCGCTGGGCCAACCAGCGCGGACTGCCACGCACCGAAGGCCACCGCGCGGGCGAAGCCGCACTCCTGGACGTGATGGCCGGGGCAGTGGAGATGGGCATCAAGCACGTATCCGTCTACGCCTTCTCCACCGAGAACTGGAAGCGTTCGCCCGAGGAGGTCCGCTTCCTGATGAATTTCAGCCGCGACGTGCTGCGCCGGCAGCGCGACCAGCTCAGCGAATGGGGCGTGCGGATCCGCTGGTCCGGCCGCCGGCCCCGGCTGTGGCAGTCGGTCATCAAGGAACTGGAAATCGCCGAGGAAGCCACCCGGCAGAACACCGTCTGTACCCTGAACATGTGCGTCAACTACGGCGGGCGGGCCGAAATCACCGACGCCGTCTCAGCCATTGCCGCAGAAGTGGCCGCCGGGCGGCTGCGTCCGGGGTCCATCACGGAGAAAACGATCCAGAAGTACCTGGACGAGCCGGACCTGCCGGATGTGGACCTGTTCCTGCGCACTTCCGGCGAGCAGCGGCTGTCCAACTTCATGCTCTGGCAGTCGGCCTATGCCGAAATGGTCTTTATGGACACCCTCTGGCCGGACGTGGACCGGCGCACCCTGTGGGAAGCCGTGGAGATCTACGCCCGCCGGGACCGCCGGTACGGGGGAGCCGTGGACCAGGCCCCGGCCGCGCCCGGGAGCTAG
- the recO gene encoding DNA repair protein RecO — translation MAGKSFASRTYRDEGVILRTHKLGEADRILVLLTRSHGQVRAVAKGVRRTSSKFGARLEPFMVADLQLHSGRNLDIVTQATTLGAYGHGIVSDYARYTAAAAIAETAERLTDVDGESANAHYHLVIGALAALNRGAHAPELILDSYLLRALATAGWAPSFTICARCSAPGPHSAFSAALGGAVCSACRPPGSASPSPQTMILLAALLSGDWATADAAEGQARRESAGLVGSYLQWHLERVVKSLQHVERV, via the coding sequence GTGGCAGGAAAATCATTTGCTTCCCGGACATACCGGGACGAGGGGGTCATCCTGCGCACCCATAAACTGGGTGAAGCGGACCGGATCCTGGTGCTGCTCACCCGCAGCCACGGCCAGGTGCGGGCAGTGGCGAAGGGGGTGCGCCGTACCTCCAGCAAGTTCGGTGCCCGGCTGGAACCGTTCATGGTGGCGGACCTGCAGCTGCACTCGGGACGCAACCTGGACATCGTCACCCAGGCCACGACCCTGGGCGCCTACGGCCACGGCATCGTCTCGGATTACGCGCGCTATACGGCGGCAGCCGCCATCGCCGAAACAGCCGAACGGCTCACCGACGTCGACGGCGAATCCGCAAATGCGCACTACCACTTGGTGATCGGTGCGCTGGCGGCCCTGAACCGCGGCGCGCACGCACCGGAACTGATCCTGGACTCCTACCTCCTGCGCGCCCTGGCCACCGCCGGTTGGGCACCTAGTTTCACCATTTGTGCCCGTTGCAGCGCTCCGGGGCCGCATTCGGCGTTCTCCGCCGCGCTGGGCGGCGCGGTCTGCAGTGCCTGCCGCCCGCCGGGGTCTGCATCGCCCTCACCCCAAACCATGATCCTGCTCGCCGCGCTGCTTTCGGGCGACTGGGCCACAGCGGACGCAGCCGAAGGCCAGGCCCGGCGCGAATCCGCCGGCCTCGTTGGCAGTTATCTTCAATGGCACCTGGAACGGGTCGTCAAGTCACTTCAACATGTGGAGCGTGTCTAA
- the leuA gene encoding 2-isopropylmalate synthase, translating into MRNAQQPSGMPVSKYVPFQDQISFELPDRTWPDKLITKAPRWCAVDLRDGNQALIDPMTPERKHKMFDLLVKMGYKEIEVGFPSASALDFDFVRQLIEGDRIPDDVTIQVLTQSREHLIERTYESLEGADRAIVHLYNSTSVLQRKVVFNTDQDGIVDIALSGARLCKKYEEQLRGIDVTYEYSPESYTGTELEFALRISNAVAEVLEASPDRQMILNLPATVEMATPNVYADSIEWMHRNLANRDSIILSLHPHNDRGTGVAAAELGYLAGADRIEGCLFGNGERTGNVDLVTLGMNMFSQGVDPQIDFSDIDHVRRTVEYCNQLPVPERSPYGGDLVFTAFSGSHQDAIKKGFESMEKDAAAAGTTVNDIPWAVPYLPIDPKDIGRSYEAVIRVNSQSGKGGVAYLLKNEHNMDLPRRAQIEFSGVVQRRTDTAGGEITGAELWKVFQDEYLPSTPESDGEPWGHYALASVNADTAEDGTFKLTAALVTGGVQNKRTASGTGPIAALLEILSEDGIDVRLLDYTEHALSASGNAAAAAYVELAVGERVLWGVGIDSNTTLSALMAVISAVNRAIRDRS; encoded by the coding sequence ATGCGAAATGCACAGCAGCCCTCGGGAATGCCCGTCTCCAAGTACGTCCCCTTCCAGGACCAGATCAGCTTCGAGCTCCCCGACCGCACCTGGCCGGACAAGCTGATCACCAAGGCCCCGCGCTGGTGCGCTGTGGACCTGCGCGACGGCAACCAGGCCCTGATCGACCCGATGACCCCCGAACGCAAGCACAAGATGTTCGACCTGCTGGTGAAGATGGGCTACAAGGAAATCGAAGTCGGTTTCCCGTCCGCGTCCGCGCTGGACTTCGACTTTGTGCGCCAGCTGATTGAAGGGGACCGCATCCCCGACGACGTCACCATCCAGGTGCTCACGCAGTCCCGCGAACACCTGATCGAACGCACCTATGAGTCCCTCGAAGGCGCCGACCGGGCCATCGTCCACCTGTACAACTCCACCTCCGTGCTGCAGCGCAAGGTCGTCTTCAACACCGACCAGGACGGAATTGTCGACATCGCGCTCTCCGGCGCCCGGCTGTGCAAAAAATACGAAGAGCAGCTGCGCGGCATCGATGTCACGTACGAATACTCTCCCGAGTCCTACACCGGCACCGAACTGGAGTTCGCCCTGCGCATCTCCAACGCCGTCGCCGAGGTCCTGGAAGCCTCCCCGGACCGGCAGATGATCCTGAACCTGCCCGCCACCGTGGAAATGGCCACCCCCAATGTGTACGCCGACTCCATCGAGTGGATGCACCGCAACCTCGCCAACCGGGACTCCATCATCCTGTCCCTGCATCCGCACAATGACCGCGGCACCGGCGTGGCCGCAGCGGAGCTGGGCTACCTCGCCGGCGCCGACCGGATCGAGGGGTGCCTCTTCGGCAACGGCGAGCGGACGGGCAACGTGGACCTGGTGACACTGGGCATGAACATGTTCAGCCAGGGCGTGGACCCGCAGATCGACTTCTCCGACATCGACCATGTCCGGCGCACCGTCGAATACTGCAACCAGCTGCCCGTGCCCGAACGTTCCCCCTACGGCGGGGACCTGGTCTTCACCGCTTTCTCCGGGTCGCACCAGGACGCGATCAAAAAGGGCTTCGAGTCCATGGAAAAGGACGCCGCGGCCGCGGGCACCACCGTGAACGACATCCCGTGGGCGGTACCGTACCTGCCGATCGATCCCAAGGACATCGGCCGCAGCTACGAGGCAGTGATCCGCGTCAACAGCCAGTCCGGCAAGGGCGGCGTGGCCTACCTGCTCAAGAACGAGCACAACATGGACCTGCCCCGCCGCGCGCAGATCGAGTTCTCCGGCGTGGTGCAGCGCCGCACGGATACGGCCGGTGGCGAGATCACCGGTGCGGAGCTGTGGAAGGTATTCCAGGACGAGTACCTGCCGAGCACTCCGGAGTCCGACGGCGAACCGTGGGGACACTATGCGCTGGCCTCGGTCAACGCGGACACGGCAGAGGACGGCACCTTCAAGCTGACGGCGGCGCTGGTCACCGGCGGCGTGCAGAATAAGCGCACGGCCTCCGGAACCGGCCCTATTGCCGCACTGCTGGAAATCCTCAGCGAAGACGGCATCGACGTCCGGCTGCTGGACTACACCGAGCATGCGCTCTCCGCCAGCGGCAACGCAGCGGCTGCCGCCTATGTTGAGCTGGCCGTGGGGGAGCGGGTGCTCTGGGGTGTGGGGATCGACTCGAACACCACCCTGTCAGCACTGATGGCCGTGATATCAGCAGTAAACCGGGCCATCCGCGACCGGAGCTGA